A stretch of Microbacterium sp. LWH3-1.2 DNA encodes these proteins:
- the mobA gene encoding molybdenum cofactor guanylyltransferase, whose product MTPAPGDLGAILLAGGRASRVDGAAKPLFDVGGRTLLTAAVSAAADAAARPITVVAPVLDETLPVAWVREDPPFTGPAAAVVAALASWAEEEDPTWTLLLACDLPGVGAAVQRLVDDIRLLPSDTDGVCLADASSRPQWLIGAYRTHALRAAASALPDDGRDAPVRALLDDLAIAVVTAPDDLTRDVDTWEDLEEARRRAEHAPEEPS is encoded by the coding sequence ATGACGCCGGCTCCGGGCGACCTCGGCGCCATCCTGCTGGCCGGCGGCCGCGCCTCCCGCGTCGACGGCGCGGCGAAGCCCTTGTTCGACGTCGGCGGACGCACGCTGTTGACGGCGGCGGTGTCGGCGGCGGCGGATGCTGCCGCCCGGCCGATCACCGTGGTGGCACCCGTCCTCGACGAGACGCTGCCGGTCGCGTGGGTGCGCGAAGACCCGCCGTTCACGGGCCCGGCCGCGGCGGTCGTCGCCGCCCTCGCCTCCTGGGCGGAGGAGGAGGACCCGACGTGGACGCTTCTGCTCGCGTGCGACCTCCCCGGCGTGGGCGCCGCCGTACAGCGGCTCGTCGACGACATCCGGCTCCTGCCCTCCGATACCGACGGCGTCTGCCTGGCCGACGCGTCGAGCCGGCCGCAGTGGCTGATCGGCGCGTATCGCACGCATGCGCTGCGGGCCGCGGCATCCGCTCTTCCCGATGACGGTCGCGACGCGCCCGTCCGTGCGCTGCTCGACGATCTGGCGATCGCCGTCGTCACCGCACCCGACGACCTGACCCGCGACGTCGACACGTGGGAGGATCTGGAAGAGGCCCGACGAAGGGCCGAGCACGCACCGGAGGAGCCGTCATGA
- a CDS encoding DUF6457 domain-containing protein, which produces MSEQSRTLPPEALDAWADALRERFGLAPEELPVALILDLARDVALGVARPAAPFSAFAAGLVAGRAGGSPEDTAAAAAIITAMAKEWDV; this is translated from the coding sequence ATGAGCGAGCAGTCCCGCACCCTTCCGCCCGAGGCCCTGGACGCGTGGGCCGACGCGCTGCGCGAGCGGTTCGGCCTCGCGCCCGAAGAGCTTCCGGTGGCGCTGATCCTCGACCTCGCGCGCGACGTCGCGCTCGGGGTCGCACGCCCGGCCGCGCCGTTCAGCGCGTTCGCGGCCGGCCTCGTCGCCGGGCGGGCCGGCGGCTCGCCCGAAGACACCGCCGCCGCGGCGGCCATCATCACCGCGATGGCGAAAGAGTGGGACGTCTAG
- a CDS encoding MoaD/ThiS family protein — MAVVRYFAAAQEATGLDTERRSEATLGALREAVSAAYPGLGGILPRCAVLVGGSRVADDTPLGSEDLVDVLPPFAGG, encoded by the coding sequence GTGGCCGTCGTCCGCTACTTCGCCGCCGCCCAGGAGGCCACCGGCCTCGATACCGAGCGCCGGTCCGAAGCCACGCTCGGCGCGCTGCGCGAGGCCGTGTCGGCCGCCTACCCCGGGCTCGGCGGCATCCTCCCCCGCTGCGCGGTGCTCGTCGGCGGCTCGCGCGTCGCCGACGACACCCCGCTCGGCTCCGAAGACCTCGTCGACGTGCTGCCGCCTTTCGCGGGCGGCTGA
- a CDS encoding molybdenum cofactor biosynthesis protein MoaE, whose product MAVSTDAVRVAAISAEPLDLDAHLRAVDDSRMGAVTTFVGRVRDHDPDAATAVVALEYSAHPDAEATLARLAAAAIGSTRALVAVSHRVGTLHVGDAAVVIAVASAHRAEAFEVCRTLIETIKTDLPVWKRQVESDGTATWLGLGG is encoded by the coding sequence ATGGCCGTCTCGACCGACGCTGTGCGGGTCGCGGCGATCAGCGCGGAACCGCTCGATCTCGACGCGCATCTTCGTGCCGTGGACGACTCCCGCATGGGCGCGGTCACCACGTTCGTGGGGCGCGTGCGCGATCATGATCCGGATGCCGCGACCGCGGTCGTCGCCCTCGAGTACTCCGCCCACCCCGACGCCGAGGCGACCCTCGCGCGGCTCGCGGCGGCCGCCATCGGGTCGACGCGCGCCCTGGTCGCGGTCTCGCACCGCGTCGGCACGCTGCACGTCGGTGACGCGGCCGTCGTGATCGCGGTCGCCTCCGCGCACCGGGCGGAGGCCTTCGAGGTCTGCCGCACCCTCATCGAGACGATCAAGACCGACCTGCCCGTGTGGAAGCGTCAAGTCGAATCCGACGGCACCGCCACCTGGCTCGGGCTCGGCGGCTGA
- a CDS encoding MogA/MoaB family molybdenum cofactor biosynthesis protein encodes MTRAAVVTVSDRSAGGSRTDQSGPIAVAALREAGFDCADAVVVPDGADSVERALTAEVVAGVKLIVTTGGTGVSPRDQTPEGTVRVVTRQIPGISEELRRRGAAEKPAGMLTRGVAGVVDPHGVLVVNLPGSPGGVASGMPVVVSVARHLLDQLGGSDH; translated from the coding sequence ATGACCCGAGCCGCCGTCGTCACCGTGTCAGACCGCTCGGCCGGAGGTTCGCGGACGGACCAGAGCGGACCCATCGCCGTCGCCGCGCTCCGGGAGGCCGGCTTCGACTGCGCGGACGCGGTCGTCGTCCCCGACGGCGCCGACAGCGTGGAGCGCGCCCTCACCGCCGAGGTCGTCGCGGGGGTGAAGCTCATCGTCACGACCGGCGGGACGGGCGTCTCGCCGCGCGATCAGACCCCAGAAGGCACGGTGCGTGTCGTGACGCGCCAGATTCCCGGCATCTCCGAAGAGCTCCGCCGCCGCGGTGCCGCCGAGAAGCCGGCGGGCATGCTCACGCGTGGCGTCGCCGGCGTCGTCGACCCGCACGGGGTGCTCGTCGTGAATCTTCCGGGATCGCCCGGTGGCGTGGCGTCCGGCATGCCGGTGGTGGTGTCGGTCGCCCGCCACCTGCTCGACCAGCTCGGCGGGAGCGACCACTGA
- a CDS encoding FdhF/YdeP family oxidoreductase, with the protein MATKPPTTDIDEARVHVSRPKKSAVGVPAVLHALEIANEQMGVARSVQTLMRVNQKDGFDCPGCAWPEEDKRHIAEFCENGAKAVAEEATLRRVGPDFFAAHSLDELRAHDDWWLGQQGRLTHPMLLDEGETHYRPITWDAALALVADELKALDDPDQAVFYTSGRTSNEAAFLYQLLVRGIGTNNLPDCSNMCHESSGSALTETIGIGKGTVSIEDVHEADLLIVAGQNPGTNHPRMLSALEKAKQRGATIIAVNPLPEAGLMRFENPQTVRGVAFGGTKLADEFVQIRLGGDQALFQAIGKHLLEAEASDGGVLDHAFIAEHTSGFDAYRQAMTDAAWRDLVAATGLPEKALRRVGEAVRTSKATIVCWAMGLTQHKHSVPTLREIVNVLLLQGNIGRAGAGVCPVRGHSNVQGDRTVGIYEKPSTAFLDALDAEFGFAAPREHGYDTVQAIRAMRDGQVRFFMSMGGNFVSATPDTAVVETGMARVGLTVHVSTKLNRSHVVTGRRALILPTLGRTDRDRRGGREQRVTVEDSMGAVHSSRGRLAPPSEELLSEVAIVARLSALVFGAGGDSPADAPAKHAGDHELGYPERTPAEEADGADAPGITLRDSVGKATNVPQADWAALEADYALIRSHIERVVPGFDDYEERIDKGRTLHLPNGPRDARRFATADGKARFTVNALEYPVIPRGRLLLQTLRSHDQYNTTIYGKDDRYRGIHGGRRVVLVNAKDIVSLAFAENDVVDLVSEWTRPDGTIEERRAEEFRIVAYRTPRGNAAAYYPETNVLVPLDSVADVSGTPTSKSVIVRLERRA; encoded by the coding sequence ATGGCGACGAAGCCCCCGACCACCGACATCGACGAGGCGCGAGTGCACGTGTCGCGACCCAAGAAGTCCGCGGTGGGCGTGCCGGCGGTGCTGCACGCGCTCGAGATCGCGAACGAGCAGATGGGCGTCGCGCGCTCGGTGCAGACGCTCATGCGGGTCAACCAGAAGGATGGCTTCGACTGTCCCGGCTGCGCGTGGCCCGAAGAAGACAAGCGCCACATCGCCGAGTTCTGCGAGAACGGCGCGAAGGCGGTCGCCGAGGAGGCGACGCTGCGCCGCGTCGGCCCGGACTTCTTCGCGGCGCACTCGCTCGACGAACTGCGCGCCCACGACGACTGGTGGCTCGGGCAGCAGGGCCGCCTGACGCACCCCATGCTTCTGGACGAGGGAGAGACGCACTACCGGCCGATCACGTGGGACGCCGCACTCGCCCTCGTCGCCGACGAGCTCAAAGCCCTCGACGACCCCGACCAGGCGGTGTTCTACACGTCGGGCCGCACGTCGAACGAGGCGGCGTTCCTGTACCAACTGCTCGTACGGGGCATCGGCACGAACAACCTGCCGGACTGTTCGAACATGTGCCACGAGTCGTCGGGCTCGGCACTCACGGAGACCATCGGCATCGGCAAGGGGACGGTGTCGATCGAGGACGTCCACGAGGCGGATCTGCTGATCGTCGCCGGGCAGAACCCGGGGACGAACCACCCCCGCATGCTGTCGGCGCTCGAGAAGGCCAAGCAACGCGGCGCGACGATCATCGCGGTGAACCCGCTCCCCGAGGCGGGGCTCATGCGGTTCGAGAACCCGCAGACGGTGCGCGGCGTCGCGTTCGGCGGCACGAAGCTCGCCGACGAGTTCGTGCAGATCCGACTCGGCGGCGACCAGGCGCTGTTCCAGGCGATCGGCAAGCACCTGCTCGAGGCCGAGGCGTCCGACGGCGGTGTGCTCGATCACGCCTTCATCGCGGAGCACACGAGCGGCTTCGATGCCTACCGTCAGGCGATGACGGATGCTGCGTGGCGCGACCTCGTCGCGGCCACGGGGTTGCCCGAGAAGGCGCTTCGCCGAGTGGGCGAGGCCGTGCGCACGTCGAAGGCCACCATCGTCTGCTGGGCGATGGGGCTGACTCAGCACAAGCACTCGGTGCCGACGCTGCGCGAGATCGTCAACGTGCTGCTGCTGCAGGGCAATATCGGTCGCGCGGGCGCGGGCGTGTGCCCGGTGCGCGGTCACTCGAACGTGCAGGGCGACCGCACCGTCGGGATCTACGAGAAGCCGTCGACGGCGTTCCTCGACGCGCTCGACGCGGAGTTCGGGTTCGCCGCGCCACGTGAGCACGGCTACGACACGGTGCAGGCCATCCGCGCCATGCGGGACGGCCAGGTGCGCTTCTTCATGAGCATGGGCGGCAACTTCGTGTCGGCCACGCCCGACACCGCTGTCGTCGAGACCGGGATGGCGCGGGTCGGGCTCACCGTCCACGTGTCCACGAAGCTCAACCGCTCCCACGTCGTCACCGGCCGCCGCGCGCTCATCCTGCCGACGCTCGGCCGCACCGACCGAGACCGGCGAGGCGGACGCGAGCAGCGCGTCACGGTCGAGGACTCGATGGGTGCCGTCCACTCCTCGCGTGGGCGCCTGGCCCCACCGTCCGAAGAACTGCTCAGCGAGGTCGCCATCGTCGCACGGTTGAGCGCGCTCGTGTTCGGAGCGGGAGGCGACTCGCCGGCGGATGCCCCCGCCAAGCACGCGGGCGACCACGAACTCGGCTACCCAGAGCGGACGCCCGCCGAAGAGGCCGACGGCGCGGATGCCCCGGGCATCACCCTCCGGGACTCTGTGGGAAAGGCGACCAACGTCCCCCAGGCGGACTGGGCGGCTCTCGAGGCCGACTACGCGCTCATCCGTTCGCACATCGAGCGGGTGGTGCCGGGCTTCGACGACTACGAGGAACGCATCGACAAGGGGCGCACGCTGCACCTGCCGAACGGCCCGCGCGATGCGCGCCGGTTCGCCACCGCCGACGGCAAGGCGCGGTTCACCGTGAACGCGCTCGAGTACCCGGTGATCCCGCGCGGTCGGCTGCTGCTGCAGACCTTGCGCTCCCACGACCAGTACAACACCACGATCTACGGCAAGGACGACCGGTACCGCGGCATCCACGGCGGCCGGCGCGTGGTGCTCGTGAACGCGAAGGACATCGTGTCGCTCGCCTTCGCGGAGAACGACGTCGTCGACCTCGTGTCGGAGTGGACGCGGCCAGACGGCACGATCGAGGAGCGCCGCGCAGAGGAGTTCCGCATCGTCGCGTACCGCACCCCGCGAGGCAACGCCGCCGCTTACTATCCCGAGACGAACGTGCTCGTGCCGCTCGACTCCGTGGCGGACGTCTCGGGCACCCCGACGTCGAAGTCGGTGATCGTGCGGCTCGAGCGCCGCGCGTGA
- a CDS encoding DUF305 domain-containing protein gives MRRTVVVVALTLALLTAAAGVWLAIAATAGNTDAAPSASVSPSASASAPVTADDYCYVEAMISYRVEEQELAQTLLRKQGIEAGASGFATGIAARNEDELQDLRRWYLSWADARPAEPPTDGPCGGHGSDHAQMPGMPAWSALQGFVDAQHPDAERRFAEILQAQNAGMIALVTLILEGDPHPAVAESAEQVLKQAAADEETLRGLLDSLP, from the coding sequence GTGCGCCGCACAGTAGTCGTCGTCGCGCTGACGCTCGCGCTGCTGACAGCCGCGGCAGGCGTGTGGCTCGCGATCGCCGCGACGGCGGGGAACACGGATGCTGCGCCCTCGGCGTCCGTCTCGCCCTCCGCGTCGGCGTCGGCCCCGGTGACGGCCGACGACTACTGCTACGTCGAGGCGATGATCTCCTACCGGGTCGAGGAGCAGGAGCTGGCGCAGACCCTGCTGCGCAAGCAGGGGATCGAGGCCGGAGCGAGCGGATTCGCTACCGGCATCGCCGCGCGGAACGAGGACGAGCTCCAGGATCTGCGCCGGTGGTACCTCTCGTGGGCCGATGCGCGTCCGGCGGAGCCGCCGACGGACGGCCCGTGCGGCGGGCATGGCTCCGACCACGCTCAGATGCCGGGGATGCCGGCATGGAGCGCGCTGCAGGGTTTCGTCGACGCGCAGCACCCTGACGCCGAACGCCGTTTCGCCGAGATCCTCCAGGCGCAGAACGCGGGGATGATCGCCCTCGTGACACTCATCCTCGAGGGCGACCCGCATCCCGCCGTGGCGGAGTCGGCGGAACAGGTGCTGAAGCAGGCCGCGGCCGACGAGGAGACTCTGCGGGGACTCCTCGACTCCCTGCCCTGA
- a CDS encoding helicase HerA-like domain-containing protein, producing MTAPAPEESAPTDPAVAVAEAELARLRAEAEAAEAQLKAAQAKAALAAAEAAAAKARVIAAPAPAASSSEDEGRTAEASRVAAPQLGADPRTRTGVADGSQAHEPARAPSQGSAAREPSPTESTAPQTENGPLTPQEVQKVASGYSFEGATLDLGALLNGDPVPSAQIRIPLPMMNRHGLVAGATGTGKTRTLQGLAEQLSAKGVPVFAADIKGDLSGVATPGESSEKLLARTQAIGQDWRPEVSVTEYFALGGVGKGVPVRATVSGFGPLLLSKVLGLNDTQESSLGLVFHYADANGLALVDLSDLRAVLTHLTSDEGKAELKELGGLSAATAGVILRELITFADAGADVFFGEPEFDVADFLRTASDGRGIISLLEVPGVIDKPALFSTFLMYLLAELFEILPEVGDADKPKLVFFFDEAHLLFKDASKDFLAAIVQTVRLIRSKGVGVFFVTQTPKDVPSDVLAQLGSRVQHALRAFTPDDAKALRATVGTYPKSGYDLERVLQELGTGEAIVTVMSEKGAPTPVAWTRLRAPQGLMSPTPEPAIVAAVNASPLLAKYGTAIDRESAREILAKKMQAADDAAAAEDAALAKAKADAEYAKQKAAIDTQQAAADKASTAAEKKAQQEYERLLKKTAGTTRTSRSAQKSPIEQILNSKSTQTILGGVIRGIFGTGRR from the coding sequence ATGACTGCGCCCGCGCCCGAAGAGTCCGCACCGACCGATCCGGCGGTCGCCGTCGCCGAGGCGGAACTCGCGCGCCTGCGGGCTGAGGCCGAGGCGGCAGAGGCCCAGCTGAAGGCCGCCCAGGCCAAGGCCGCCCTCGCCGCTGCCGAAGCCGCCGCCGCGAAGGCCCGGGTCATCGCTGCACCCGCGCCCGCCGCGTCCTCATCTGAGGACGAGGGCCGGACTGCGGAAGCTTCCCGGGTTGCGGCCCCTCAGCTCGGCGCAGATCCTCGAACGAGGACCGGGGTGGCGGACGGTTCGCAGGCCCACGAGCCCGCGCGAGCGCCCAGCCAGGGCTCCGCGGCGAGGGAGCCGAGCCCGACGGAGTCAACCGCGCCGCAGACCGAGAACGGCCCGCTCACTCCGCAGGAGGTCCAGAAGGTCGCGTCCGGCTACTCGTTCGAGGGGGCGACACTCGATCTCGGCGCCCTCCTCAACGGGGACCCGGTCCCCTCGGCCCAGATCCGCATCCCGCTGCCGATGATGAACCGCCACGGGCTCGTCGCGGGCGCCACCGGAACCGGCAAGACGCGCACACTGCAGGGCCTCGCCGAGCAGCTCTCCGCGAAGGGCGTGCCGGTGTTCGCCGCCGACATCAAGGGCGACCTGTCGGGGGTCGCGACGCCCGGGGAGTCGAGCGAGAAGCTGCTCGCTCGCACGCAGGCGATCGGGCAGGATTGGAGGCCCGAGGTCTCGGTCACCGAGTACTTCGCCCTCGGCGGCGTCGGCAAGGGCGTGCCCGTGCGGGCGACGGTGTCGGGCTTCGGCCCGCTGCTGCTGAGCAAGGTGCTGGGCCTGAACGACACGCAGGAGTCGAGCCTCGGGCTCGTGTTCCACTACGCCGACGCGAACGGCCTCGCGCTCGTCGACCTCTCGGACCTGCGCGCCGTGCTCACCCACCTCACGAGCGACGAGGGCAAGGCCGAGCTCAAGGAGCTCGGCGGCCTGTCGGCGGCGACCGCGGGCGTGATCCTTCGCGAGCTCATCACCTTCGCGGACGCCGGAGCCGACGTGTTCTTCGGCGAACCCGAGTTCGACGTGGCAGATTTCCTCCGCACGGCGTCCGACGGCCGCGGCATCATCAGCCTGCTCGAGGTGCCGGGCGTCATCGACAAGCCGGCGCTGTTCTCGACGTTCCTGATGTATCTGCTCGCCGAGCTGTTCGAGATCCTCCCCGAGGTGGGGGATGCCGACAAGCCGAAGCTCGTCTTCTTCTTCGACGAGGCGCACCTGCTGTTCAAGGACGCGTCGAAGGACTTCCTCGCCGCGATCGTGCAGACGGTCCGTCTCATCCGCTCGAAGGGCGTCGGGGTCTTCTTCGTGACGCAGACGCCGAAGGACGTGCCGTCCGACGTGCTCGCGCAGCTCGGCTCGCGGGTGCAGCACGCTCTCCGCGCCTTCACGCCCGACGACGCGAAGGCTCTCCGGGCCACGGTCGGCACCTACCCGAAGTCGGGCTACGACCTCGAGCGCGTGCTGCAGGAGCTGGGCACGGGCGAGGCGATCGTCACGGTCATGAGCGAGAAGGGCGCTCCGACGCCGGTGGCATGGACGCGACTGCGGGCACCGCAGGGGCTGATGTCGCCCACGCCGGAGCCTGCGATCGTCGCGGCGGTGAACGCGTCGCCGCTGCTGGCGAAGTACGGCACCGCCATCGACCGAGAGTCGGCCCGCGAGATCCTCGCGAAGAAGATGCAGGCTGCCGACGACGCGGCCGCTGCCGAGGACGCGGCGCTCGCGAAGGCGAAGGCCGATGCCGAGTACGCGAAGCAGAAAGCGGCGATCGACACGCAGCAGGCCGCGGCCGACAAGGCGAGCACCGCAGCCGAGAAGAAGGCGCAGCAGGAGTACGAGCGCCTGCTCAAGAAGACCGCCGGCACGACGCGCACGTCGCGGTCCGCGCAGAAGTCGCCGATAGAGCAGATTCTCAACTCGAAGTCCACCCAGACGATACTGGGTGGGGTGATCCGCGGGATCTTCGGCACCGGCAGGCGCTGA
- a CDS encoding phosphatase PAP2 family protein, with protein sequence MTTVQRRVAVPVIAYLAVGSGLVVLSCLLGWWIFARGDEPFAIDTAWNLLVAELWHPALTGFSRVMDFVGGGWFSVLVVPIGGAIALIVLRRPWAAAYFLAAEAVSAAGVQVLKHLFGRVRPEDIIVISDYGSYPSGHVANAATVAVAAVVIVPRMWVAIVGAAWVVLMAFSRTYLHAHWLSDTVGGALLGAGAALLVAAAFAVPMAREGTDASAKRPSLG encoded by the coding sequence ATGACGACAGTCCAGCGTCGGGTCGCTGTGCCGGTCATCGCATACCTCGCGGTGGGATCCGGGCTCGTGGTCCTGTCTTGCCTGCTCGGGTGGTGGATCTTCGCGCGCGGCGACGAGCCCTTCGCCATCGACACCGCGTGGAACCTGCTCGTCGCCGAGCTGTGGCACCCCGCGCTCACCGGGTTCTCGCGCGTCATGGACTTCGTGGGCGGCGGATGGTTCAGCGTGCTCGTCGTGCCGATCGGCGGAGCGATCGCGCTCATCGTGCTGCGGCGGCCGTGGGCGGCCGCGTACTTCCTCGCCGCCGAGGCGGTGTCGGCGGCGGGTGTGCAGGTTCTCAAGCACCTCTTCGGCCGCGTGCGTCCCGAAGACATCATCGTGATCTCGGACTACGGCTCATACCCGTCGGGGCATGTGGCCAACGCCGCCACCGTCGCGGTCGCCGCGGTGGTGATCGTGCCGCGCATGTGGGTGGCCATCGTGGGCGCCGCATGGGTCGTGCTCATGGCTTTCAGCCGCACCTACCTGCACGCGCACTGGCTCAGCGACACCGTCGGTGGGGCGCTCCTCGGTGCCGGCGCGGCGCTTCTGGTGGCGGCGGCGTTCGCCGTGCCGATGGCCCGGGAGGGAACGGATGCCTCGGCGAAACGCCCGTCGTTAGGCTGA
- a CDS encoding nitroreductase family deazaflavin-dependent oxidoreductase, whose protein sequence is MASVVDVVRRLIAPLTRTRMFRRVIGPALLPPVERFVAWVSRGRVQVSALLVPSLVLHTIGAKSGEPRDVPLMYTPDGQGRAIVAGTNFAGARHPAWTANLLAHPDAAITVRGRRMPVRATPVPDAERDAMWARIESQWPGYRNYERESGRTVRLFRLQPVRPRA, encoded by the coding sequence ATGGCATCGGTCGTCGACGTGGTGCGCAGGCTCATCGCGCCGCTCACGCGCACGCGGATGTTCCGACGCGTCATCGGCCCCGCGTTGCTGCCGCCCGTCGAACGGTTCGTCGCGTGGGTGTCGCGCGGCCGCGTGCAGGTGAGCGCGCTGCTGGTTCCCTCCCTCGTGCTGCATACGATCGGCGCGAAGTCCGGCGAGCCGCGGGACGTGCCGCTGATGTACACGCCCGACGGCCAAGGCCGGGCGATCGTCGCCGGCACGAACTTCGCCGGTGCCCGCCATCCCGCGTGGACCGCCAACCTGCTCGCACACCCCGACGCGGCGATCACCGTGCGCGGTCGCCGCATGCCCGTCCGCGCCACGCCGGTCCCCGACGCCGAACGCGACGCGATGTGGGCGCGGATCGAATCCCAGTGGCCCGGCTACCGCAACTACGAACGGGAGTCCGGGCGCACCGTCCGGCTCTTCCGCCTGCAGCCGGTGCGGCCGCGGGCCTGA
- a CDS encoding multidrug effflux MFS transporter: MLDTASIPTQKPDTRTPEAPRPAAPQPHPSSTGAIRTLGSNPATAPIVLHPGDSIPHRRRVLYIVLLGALTALGPFTIDLYLPAFPVLEADFQTTAAMIQLTLTGTMIGFAMGQLIVGPLSDKVGRRIPLLSVTALHVVASVGAALAPTLELLSVARVLQGAGAAAGGVVAAAIVRDLFGGRRLVVMLSRLALVSGVAPVLAPLVGSALLAVMPWRGVFVVLAVYGAIMLVASIVLLPETLPPARRHDKGATTVWQRYRSVFGDRVFIGVLIIGGMTFSGLFSYLSSSSFLFQLSYGLSPQQYGLMFAVNSLGVVVGVQAASRLAARFGPQWVMAWSTAVLVVAASAIIVTDQLGLGLWGTVVPLFVFMTACGFTFPCVQVLALDRHGKAAGTAQSIIGATNFGVAGLISPLVGWIAKDAGITATTMASVMVGCAVIGVLSLWFVVRPRTVERLAP; the protein is encoded by the coding sequence TTGCTCGACACCGCCTCCATCCCCACGCAGAAGCCAGACACGCGCACGCCCGAAGCCCCGCGTCCCGCGGCACCCCAGCCGCACCCGTCGTCGACGGGCGCGATCCGCACCCTCGGCAGCAACCCGGCGACCGCACCGATCGTGCTGCACCCGGGCGACTCGATCCCGCACCGCCGCCGCGTCCTCTACATCGTGCTGCTCGGCGCTCTCACGGCGCTCGGCCCGTTCACGATCGACCTGTACCTGCCGGCGTTCCCGGTGCTCGAGGCGGACTTCCAGACCACGGCCGCGATGATCCAGCTGACCCTCACGGGCACGATGATCGGCTTCGCGATGGGTCAGCTCATCGTCGGCCCGCTGAGCGACAAGGTCGGTCGACGCATCCCCTTGCTGTCGGTGACAGCGCTGCACGTCGTGGCGAGCGTCGGCGCGGCGCTCGCGCCGACCCTCGAGCTGCTGTCTGTCGCCCGCGTGCTGCAGGGCGCCGGTGCAGCGGCGGGCGGCGTCGTGGCCGCTGCGATCGTGCGCGACCTGTTCGGCGGGCGTCGTCTGGTGGTCATGCTGTCCCGTCTCGCGCTCGTCTCGGGCGTCGCGCCGGTGCTCGCGCCTCTCGTCGGTTCGGCGCTGCTGGCCGTCATGCCGTGGCGGGGCGTGTTCGTGGTCCTCGCGGTGTACGGCGCGATCATGCTGGTGGCGTCGATCGTCCTGCTCCCCGAGACGCTGCCGCCCGCGCGTCGCCACGACAAGGGCGCCACGACCGTCTGGCAGCGCTACCGGAGCGTCTTCGGCGACCGCGTCTTCATCGGCGTGCTCATCATCGGCGGCATGACGTTCTCGGGCCTGTTCTCGTACCTGTCGAGCTCGTCGTTCCTGTTCCAGCTCAGCTACGGCCTCAGCCCACAGCAGTACGGACTGATGTTCGCGGTCAACTCGCTCGGTGTCGTCGTCGGTGTGCAGGCCGCGTCTCGGCTGGCGGCGCGCTTCGGCCCGCAGTGGGTCATGGCCTGGTCGACCGCCGTGCTCGTGGTCGCAGCATCCGCCATCATCGTCACCGACCAGCTGGGCCTGGGCCTGTGGGGCACCGTCGTGCCGCTGTTCGTCTTCATGACCGCGTGCGGGTTCACCTTCCCGTGCGTGCAGGTGCTCGCTCTCGACCGCCACGGCAAGGCAGCGGGCACGGCGCAGTCGATCATCGGCGCGACGAACTTCGGAGTCGCGGGCCTCATCTCACCCCTCGTGGGATGGATCGCGAAGGATGCGGGCATCACGGCCACGACGATGGCCTCGGTCATGGTCGGGTGCGCCGTCATCGGCGTGCTGTCGCTGTGGTTCGTCGTGCGCCCGCGCACGGTCGAGCGTCTCGCGCCCTGA
- a CDS encoding DUF3105 domain-containing protein, translating into MTPTPDEKRKSGNPATQAKIELTVKQQREQKRQEKLAEYQKQLAKRKRSKLVWWIVGSTAAVLVVAAIVASIVFAPAPAPSYARGDSDGSGIEGVETFTNTANHVDGAVDYAQTPPAGGDHNVMWLNCGVYTEPVPNENAVHALEHGAVWITYDPAQVSDDDIATLEGELPSTYTVLSPYDDMDTPIAVSAWNAQLKVDSADDERIEEFIKAYWKSTNAPEPNAACTGAYSALGKK; encoded by the coding sequence ATGACCCCGACCCCCGACGAGAAGCGCAAGAGCGGCAACCCCGCCACTCAGGCGAAGATCGAACTCACCGTCAAGCAGCAGCGCGAGCAGAAGCGCCAGGAGAAGCTGGCCGAGTATCAGAAGCAGCTCGCCAAGCGCAAGCGCAGCAAGCTCGTGTGGTGGATCGTCGGCTCGACGGCCGCGGTCCTGGTCGTCGCGGCGATCGTCGCGTCGATCGTCTTCGCGCCGGCCCCGGCCCCGTCGTATGCCCGCGGTGACAGCGACGGCAGCGGCATCGAGGGCGTCGAGACCTTCACGAACACCGCGAACCACGTCGACGGCGCGGTCGACTACGCCCAGACTCCCCCGGCCGGCGGCGACCACAACGTGATGTGGCTGAACTGCGGTGTGTACACGGAGCCGGTTCCGAACGAGAACGCCGTCCACGCTCTCGAGCACGGCGCGGTGTGGATCACCTACGACCCCGCACAGGTCTCGGACGACGACATCGCCACGCTCGAGGGCGAGCTGCCGTCGACCTACACGGTGCTCTCGCCGTACGACGACATGGACACCCCCATCGCCGTGAGCGCCTGGAACGCGCAGCTCAAAGTCGACTCGGCCGACGACGAGCGCATCGAGGAGTTCATCAAGGCGTACTGGAAGAGCACGAACGCGCCCGAGCCGAACGCCGCGTGCACCGGCGCGTACAGCGCTCTCGGCAAGAAGTAG